Part of the Leptotrichia massiliensis genome, CCAATATTTATTGGAATAGAAGTTATTTTTGAAATGCTTATTCCAACGCTTATGGCTGTAATTATTGATAGCGGACTGAATGGAAATGACGGTAAAGGAGATATGAAGTTCATTGTTATAATGGGACTTGCAACATTTGGAGTGGCTATGTTGTCGTTGTTATGCGGAATACAGGCCAGTAAATACGCTTCTTATGCTTCAGCTGGATTTGCTAAAAACTTGAGAAAGGATTTATTTTCTAAGATACAGTCCTTTTCATTCACTAATATTGATAAATTTTCTACAGCTGGACTGATTACAAGATTTACAACAGATGTTAATAACATTCAGAATTCATTTCAGATGTTAATTAGAGGATTTGTAAGGGCCCCGCTTATGATGTGCGTTGCGATATTTATGTCGTTTATGATAAGTCCAAAGTTGTCGATGATATTTATTGTTGCAGTTTTGTTTTTAGGAAGTTTTTTAGCCTTTGTTATTTTTAAGGTACATCCAATTTTTACAGCTGCAATTAAAAAATATGATGACATAAATTCCAGCCTCCAAGAGAATATAAACGGTATTCGGGTTGTAAAAGCGTATATCCGTGAAAAATATGAAACTAATAAATTTAAGAAGGCTACTGAAAGTTTGAAAAATATGCTTTTAAAAGGGGAAAAGATTATAATATTTGTGTCTCCTGTAATGCAAATAACGGTATTTGGGTGTATTTTACTGCTTTCATGGTTTGGAGCAAAGATGATTGTTGTAAATGAGCTGACGACTGGGCAACTTACAAGTCTTTTTGCTTATACAACCAATATTCTTATGAGCCTTCTTATGCTTGCAATGATGCTTGTAAATATTGTGTTTTCAAGAGCATCTGGAGATAGAATTGTTATGGTGCTGGATGAGGAGCCAAGTATTAAAAATCCTGAAAATGGGATAACAGAGGTAAAAGATGGTTCAATAGTGTTTAAAAACGTGGATTTCAGTTACAGCAACAATCCTGATGTTCTGAATTTGACAAAAATAAATCTGGAAATAAAGTCTGGAGAAACTATTGGAATTATTGGGGGAACTGGAAGTGCGAAATCGGCTCTTGTTCAGTTGATTCCAAGATTGTATGATGTTCTGGATGGAGAACTTTTGGTTGGTGGAGTGAACGTAAAGGATTATGATATAAAGACGCTTAGGGACAATGTAGCGATGGTTCTTCAAAAAAATGTGCTTTTTTCAGGAACTATAAAGGATAATTTACGTTGGGGAAATGAAAATGCAACTGATGAGGAAATGGAACATGCCTGTAAATTGGCACAAGCTGATGAGTTTATTCAGAAATTTCCTAAAAAATATGATACTCGTATTGAACGTGGCGGAGCGAATGTGTCTGGAGGGCAAAGACAAAGGCTGTGTATAGCCAGAGCCTTGCTGAAATCTCCCAAAATATTGATTTTAGATGATTCAACAAGCGCAGTTGATACAAAGACGGACAAATTAATAAGGGAAGCATTCAAAAATGAATTGCCACACATTACAAAAATTATTATTGGTCAAAGAGTATCATCAATAAAAGATTCTGATAAAATATTAGTTTTGGAAGACGGAATTATAACA contains:
- a CDS encoding ABC transporter ATP-binding protein, producing MLKKLFSRLGEYKKSALISPIFIGIEVIFEMLIPTLMAVIIDSGLNGNDGKGDMKFIVIMGLATFGVAMLSLLCGIQASKYASYASAGFAKNLRKDLFSKIQSFSFTNIDKFSTAGLITRFTTDVNNIQNSFQMLIRGFVRAPLMMCVAIFMSFMISPKLSMIFIVAVLFLGSFLAFVIFKVHPIFTAAIKKYDDINSSLQENINGIRVVKAYIREKYETNKFKKATESLKNMLLKGEKIIIFVSPVMQITVFGCILLLSWFGAKMIVVNELTTGQLTSLFAYTTNILMSLLMLAMMLVNIVFSRASGDRIVMVLDEEPSIKNPENGITEVKDGSIVFKNVDFSYSNNPDVLNLTKINLEIKSGETIGIIGGTGSAKSALVQLIPRLYDVLDGELLVGGVNVKDYDIKTLRDNVAMVLQKNVLFSGTIKDNLRWGNENATDEEMEHACKLAQADEFIQKFPKKYDTRIERGGANVSGGQRQRLCIARALLKSPKILILDDSTSAVDTKTDKLIREAFKNELPHITKIIIGQRVSSIKDSDKILVLEDGIITAAGTHDELLKTSKVYREVYESQTEGSDK